One genomic region from Bombus terrestris chromosome 15, iyBomTerr1.2, whole genome shotgun sequence encodes:
- the LOC100644228 gene encoding hexokinase type 2 isoform X2 — protein sequence MTENKPGDLNWSQEQIDQKIRDICKELILSNEQLHMVMQKLDDEMNKGLSKETHDQAVVKCFATYVQDLPDGSEKGHFLALDLGGTNFRVLLITLDHQNFDMKSKIYAIPQSLMLGTGTQLFDHIAQCLALFVKDLNLHNERLPLGFTFSFPLSQQGLTKGYLVRWTKGFNCSGVVGEDVVALLEKAIEKRKDVKIEVCAILNDTTGTLMSCAWKNRNCRIGLIVGTGTNACYVEKTSNVQCAIPGNFSQEKPHMLINIEWGAFGEGGVLDFILTEFDRAIDENSINPSKQLFEKMISGMYMGELTRLVLEKVVNAGLLFGGKCPSDLKKRGKFFTKYVSEIENDAKGKYTNCREVLAELGLRNVSDQDCENVRYVCSVVSRRAAHLASAGIATLLNKMGEDSVTVGIDGSVYRFHPYFHELMTEKISQLQNYKFDLMLSEDGSGRGAALVAAVAAGHR from the exons ATAAGAGATATCTGCAAGGAGCTGATCCTTTCCAACGAACAGCTCCATATGGTTATGCAAAAGTTGGACGATGAGATGAACAAAGGCCTATCGAAGGAAACGCACGATCAGGCGGTTGTGAAATGTTTCGCGACCTACGTCCAAGACCTTCCCGATGGCAGTG AGAAGGGCCACTTTCTGGCCTTGGATCTGGGAGGGACGAATTTCAGGGTGCTCTTGATCACCTTGGATCACCAGAATTTCGACATGAAGAGCAAAATCTACGCTATACCACAGAGTCTCATGTTAGGGACTGGCACACAGCTTTTCGATCATATAGCTCAGTGTTTGGCATTGTTCGTCAAGGATCTGAACCTTCACAACGAGCGTCTACCTCTCGGTTTTACGTTCAGCTTCCCATTGTCTCAACAAGGACTGACCAAAGGCTACCTAGTCAGGTGGACGAAGGGTTTTAACTGCAGCGGTGTAGTCGGCGAAGACGTGGTTGCTTTGCTCGAAAAGgcaatcgaaaaaagaaaa GACGTGAAAATCGAGGTATGCGCCATTCTGAACGACACCACTGGTACTCTGATGTCGTGTGCTTGGAAAAACAGGAATTGTCGTATCGGATTGATCGTCG GAACTGGTACCAACGCCTGTTACGTGGAGAAGACGTCGAACGTACAGTGCGCGATTCCAGGAAACTTCTCGCAAGAGAAGCCACATATGCTGATCAATATCGAATGGGGTGCGTTCGGTGAGGGTGGTGTGCTCGATTTTATTCTAACGGAGTTCGATCGCGCCATCGACGAAAATTCGATCAATCCGTCGAAACAGTTGTTTGAGAAGATGATCTCGGGCATGTACATGGGAGAATTGACGAGGTTGGTTCTCGAGAAAGTGGTGAACGCCGGGCTACTGTTTGGTGGAAAGTGCCCCAGCGATCTTAAGAAACGGGGCAAATTCTTCACGAAATACGTTTCAGAAATCGAAAA CGATGCTAAAGGGAAATACACGAACTGCCGCGAAGTACTAGCAGAATTAGGATTACGAAACGTAAGCGACCAGGATTGTGAAAACGTTAGGTACGTTTGCTCTGTTGTGTCGAGGAGAGCAGCTCACCTGGCCAGCGCTGGAATCGCCACGTTATTGAACAAAATGGGCGAAGACAGCGTAACAGTCGGAATCGATGGTTCGGTCTACAGATTCCATCCGTACTTCCACGAGCTTATGACCGAGAAGATAAGCCAGTTACAGAATTATAAG TTCGATTTAATGCTCTCGGAGGATGGCAGCGGTCGTGGTGCGGCGCTGGTCGCCGCAGTGGCTGCCGGACACCGGTGA
- the LOC100644228 gene encoding hexokinase type 2 isoform X1: MKTKNRSLFSRICKCYGRKSESRARVHQTEDESTAVPKLSDEIRDICKELILSNEQLHMVMQKLDDEMNKGLSKETHDQAVVKCFATYVQDLPDGSEKGHFLALDLGGTNFRVLLITLDHQNFDMKSKIYAIPQSLMLGTGTQLFDHIAQCLALFVKDLNLHNERLPLGFTFSFPLSQQGLTKGYLVRWTKGFNCSGVVGEDVVALLEKAIEKRKDVKIEVCAILNDTTGTLMSCAWKNRNCRIGLIVGTGTNACYVEKTSNVQCAIPGNFSQEKPHMLINIEWGAFGEGGVLDFILTEFDRAIDENSINPSKQLFEKMISGMYMGELTRLVLEKVVNAGLLFGGKCPSDLKKRGKFFTKYVSEIENDAKGKYTNCREVLAELGLRNVSDQDCENVRYVCSVVSRRAAHLASAGIATLLNKMGEDSVTVGIDGSVYRFHPYFHELMTEKISQLQNYKFDLMLSEDGSGRGAALVAAVAAGHR; this comes from the exons CAGGATATGCAAGTGCTACGGCAGGAAGTCGGAGTCGCGCGCGCGAGTACACCAGACCGAGGACGAGTCGACCGCGGTACCGAAACTGTCCGACGAG ATAAGAGATATCTGCAAGGAGCTGATCCTTTCCAACGAACAGCTCCATATGGTTATGCAAAAGTTGGACGATGAGATGAACAAAGGCCTATCGAAGGAAACGCACGATCAGGCGGTTGTGAAATGTTTCGCGACCTACGTCCAAGACCTTCCCGATGGCAGTG AGAAGGGCCACTTTCTGGCCTTGGATCTGGGAGGGACGAATTTCAGGGTGCTCTTGATCACCTTGGATCACCAGAATTTCGACATGAAGAGCAAAATCTACGCTATACCACAGAGTCTCATGTTAGGGACTGGCACACAGCTTTTCGATCATATAGCTCAGTGTTTGGCATTGTTCGTCAAGGATCTGAACCTTCACAACGAGCGTCTACCTCTCGGTTTTACGTTCAGCTTCCCATTGTCTCAACAAGGACTGACCAAAGGCTACCTAGTCAGGTGGACGAAGGGTTTTAACTGCAGCGGTGTAGTCGGCGAAGACGTGGTTGCTTTGCTCGAAAAGgcaatcgaaaaaagaaaa GACGTGAAAATCGAGGTATGCGCCATTCTGAACGACACCACTGGTACTCTGATGTCGTGTGCTTGGAAAAACAGGAATTGTCGTATCGGATTGATCGTCG GAACTGGTACCAACGCCTGTTACGTGGAGAAGACGTCGAACGTACAGTGCGCGATTCCAGGAAACTTCTCGCAAGAGAAGCCACATATGCTGATCAATATCGAATGGGGTGCGTTCGGTGAGGGTGGTGTGCTCGATTTTATTCTAACGGAGTTCGATCGCGCCATCGACGAAAATTCGATCAATCCGTCGAAACAGTTGTTTGAGAAGATGATCTCGGGCATGTACATGGGAGAATTGACGAGGTTGGTTCTCGAGAAAGTGGTGAACGCCGGGCTACTGTTTGGTGGAAAGTGCCCCAGCGATCTTAAGAAACGGGGCAAATTCTTCACGAAATACGTTTCAGAAATCGAAAA CGATGCTAAAGGGAAATACACGAACTGCCGCGAAGTACTAGCAGAATTAGGATTACGAAACGTAAGCGACCAGGATTGTGAAAACGTTAGGTACGTTTGCTCTGTTGTGTCGAGGAGAGCAGCTCACCTGGCCAGCGCTGGAATCGCCACGTTATTGAACAAAATGGGCGAAGACAGCGTAACAGTCGGAATCGATGGTTCGGTCTACAGATTCCATCCGTACTTCCACGAGCTTATGACCGAGAAGATAAGCCAGTTACAGAATTATAAG TTCGATTTAATGCTCTCGGAGGATGGCAGCGGTCGTGGTGCGGCGCTGGTCGCCGCAGTGGCTGCCGGACACCGGTGA
- the LOC100644228 gene encoding hexokinase type 2 isoform X3 — protein sequence MKTSTLSSSDMIKQEIRDICKELILSNEQLHMVMQKLDDEMNKGLSKETHDQAVVKCFATYVQDLPDGSEKGHFLALDLGGTNFRVLLITLDHQNFDMKSKIYAIPQSLMLGTGTQLFDHIAQCLALFVKDLNLHNERLPLGFTFSFPLSQQGLTKGYLVRWTKGFNCSGVVGEDVVALLEKAIEKRKDVKIEVCAILNDTTGTLMSCAWKNRNCRIGLIVGTGTNACYVEKTSNVQCAIPGNFSQEKPHMLINIEWGAFGEGGVLDFILTEFDRAIDENSINPSKQLFEKMISGMYMGELTRLVLEKVVNAGLLFGGKCPSDLKKRGKFFTKYVSEIENDAKGKYTNCREVLAELGLRNVSDQDCENVRYVCSVVSRRAAHLASAGIATLLNKMGEDSVTVGIDGSVYRFHPYFHELMTEKISQLQNYKFDLMLSEDGSGRGAALVAAVAAGHR from the exons ATGAAAACGTCGACGTTATCCTCCAGTGACATGATCAAACAGGAG ATAAGAGATATCTGCAAGGAGCTGATCCTTTCCAACGAACAGCTCCATATGGTTATGCAAAAGTTGGACGATGAGATGAACAAAGGCCTATCGAAGGAAACGCACGATCAGGCGGTTGTGAAATGTTTCGCGACCTACGTCCAAGACCTTCCCGATGGCAGTG AGAAGGGCCACTTTCTGGCCTTGGATCTGGGAGGGACGAATTTCAGGGTGCTCTTGATCACCTTGGATCACCAGAATTTCGACATGAAGAGCAAAATCTACGCTATACCACAGAGTCTCATGTTAGGGACTGGCACACAGCTTTTCGATCATATAGCTCAGTGTTTGGCATTGTTCGTCAAGGATCTGAACCTTCACAACGAGCGTCTACCTCTCGGTTTTACGTTCAGCTTCCCATTGTCTCAACAAGGACTGACCAAAGGCTACCTAGTCAGGTGGACGAAGGGTTTTAACTGCAGCGGTGTAGTCGGCGAAGACGTGGTTGCTTTGCTCGAAAAGgcaatcgaaaaaagaaaa GACGTGAAAATCGAGGTATGCGCCATTCTGAACGACACCACTGGTACTCTGATGTCGTGTGCTTGGAAAAACAGGAATTGTCGTATCGGATTGATCGTCG GAACTGGTACCAACGCCTGTTACGTGGAGAAGACGTCGAACGTACAGTGCGCGATTCCAGGAAACTTCTCGCAAGAGAAGCCACATATGCTGATCAATATCGAATGGGGTGCGTTCGGTGAGGGTGGTGTGCTCGATTTTATTCTAACGGAGTTCGATCGCGCCATCGACGAAAATTCGATCAATCCGTCGAAACAGTTGTTTGAGAAGATGATCTCGGGCATGTACATGGGAGAATTGACGAGGTTGGTTCTCGAGAAAGTGGTGAACGCCGGGCTACTGTTTGGTGGAAAGTGCCCCAGCGATCTTAAGAAACGGGGCAAATTCTTCACGAAATACGTTTCAGAAATCGAAAA CGATGCTAAAGGGAAATACACGAACTGCCGCGAAGTACTAGCAGAATTAGGATTACGAAACGTAAGCGACCAGGATTGTGAAAACGTTAGGTACGTTTGCTCTGTTGTGTCGAGGAGAGCAGCTCACCTGGCCAGCGCTGGAATCGCCACGTTATTGAACAAAATGGGCGAAGACAGCGTAACAGTCGGAATCGATGGTTCGGTCTACAGATTCCATCCGTACTTCCACGAGCTTATGACCGAGAAGATAAGCCAGTTACAGAATTATAAG TTCGATTTAATGCTCTCGGAGGATGGCAGCGGTCGTGGTGCGGCGCTGGTCGCCGCAGTGGCTGCCGGACACCGGTGA
- the LOC100644228 gene encoding hexokinase type 2 isoform X4 yields MLCKRTRTKYIRDICKELILSNEQLHMVMQKLDDEMNKGLSKETHDQAVVKCFATYVQDLPDGSEKGHFLALDLGGTNFRVLLITLDHQNFDMKSKIYAIPQSLMLGTGTQLFDHIAQCLALFVKDLNLHNERLPLGFTFSFPLSQQGLTKGYLVRWTKGFNCSGVVGEDVVALLEKAIEKRKDVKIEVCAILNDTTGTLMSCAWKNRNCRIGLIVGTGTNACYVEKTSNVQCAIPGNFSQEKPHMLINIEWGAFGEGGVLDFILTEFDRAIDENSINPSKQLFEKMISGMYMGELTRLVLEKVVNAGLLFGGKCPSDLKKRGKFFTKYVSEIENDAKGKYTNCREVLAELGLRNVSDQDCENVRYVCSVVSRRAAHLASAGIATLLNKMGEDSVTVGIDGSVYRFHPYFHELMTEKISQLQNYKFDLMLSEDGSGRGAALVAAVAAGHR; encoded by the exons ATGTTGTGCAAACGTACGCGGACTAAATAT ATAAGAGATATCTGCAAGGAGCTGATCCTTTCCAACGAACAGCTCCATATGGTTATGCAAAAGTTGGACGATGAGATGAACAAAGGCCTATCGAAGGAAACGCACGATCAGGCGGTTGTGAAATGTTTCGCGACCTACGTCCAAGACCTTCCCGATGGCAGTG AGAAGGGCCACTTTCTGGCCTTGGATCTGGGAGGGACGAATTTCAGGGTGCTCTTGATCACCTTGGATCACCAGAATTTCGACATGAAGAGCAAAATCTACGCTATACCACAGAGTCTCATGTTAGGGACTGGCACACAGCTTTTCGATCATATAGCTCAGTGTTTGGCATTGTTCGTCAAGGATCTGAACCTTCACAACGAGCGTCTACCTCTCGGTTTTACGTTCAGCTTCCCATTGTCTCAACAAGGACTGACCAAAGGCTACCTAGTCAGGTGGACGAAGGGTTTTAACTGCAGCGGTGTAGTCGGCGAAGACGTGGTTGCTTTGCTCGAAAAGgcaatcgaaaaaagaaaa GACGTGAAAATCGAGGTATGCGCCATTCTGAACGACACCACTGGTACTCTGATGTCGTGTGCTTGGAAAAACAGGAATTGTCGTATCGGATTGATCGTCG GAACTGGTACCAACGCCTGTTACGTGGAGAAGACGTCGAACGTACAGTGCGCGATTCCAGGAAACTTCTCGCAAGAGAAGCCACATATGCTGATCAATATCGAATGGGGTGCGTTCGGTGAGGGTGGTGTGCTCGATTTTATTCTAACGGAGTTCGATCGCGCCATCGACGAAAATTCGATCAATCCGTCGAAACAGTTGTTTGAGAAGATGATCTCGGGCATGTACATGGGAGAATTGACGAGGTTGGTTCTCGAGAAAGTGGTGAACGCCGGGCTACTGTTTGGTGGAAAGTGCCCCAGCGATCTTAAGAAACGGGGCAAATTCTTCACGAAATACGTTTCAGAAATCGAAAA CGATGCTAAAGGGAAATACACGAACTGCCGCGAAGTACTAGCAGAATTAGGATTACGAAACGTAAGCGACCAGGATTGTGAAAACGTTAGGTACGTTTGCTCTGTTGTGTCGAGGAGAGCAGCTCACCTGGCCAGCGCTGGAATCGCCACGTTATTGAACAAAATGGGCGAAGACAGCGTAACAGTCGGAATCGATGGTTCGGTCTACAGATTCCATCCGTACTTCCACGAGCTTATGACCGAGAAGATAAGCCAGTTACAGAATTATAAG TTCGATTTAATGCTCTCGGAGGATGGCAGCGGTCGTGGTGCGGCGCTGGTCGCCGCAGTGGCTGCCGGACACCGGTGA
- the LOC100644228 gene encoding hexokinase type 2 isoform X6 has translation MVMQKLDDEMNKGLSKETHDQAVVKCFATYVQDLPDGSEKGHFLALDLGGTNFRVLLITLDHQNFDMKSKIYAIPQSLMLGTGTQLFDHIAQCLALFVKDLNLHNERLPLGFTFSFPLSQQGLTKGYLVRWTKGFNCSGVVGEDVVALLEKAIEKRKDVKIEVCAILNDTTGTLMSCAWKNRNCRIGLIVGTGTNACYVEKTSNVQCAIPGNFSQEKPHMLINIEWGAFGEGGVLDFILTEFDRAIDENSINPSKQLFEKMISGMYMGELTRLVLEKVVNAGLLFGGKCPSDLKKRGKFFTKYVSEIENDAKGKYTNCREVLAELGLRNVSDQDCENVRYVCSVVSRRAAHLASAGIATLLNKMGEDSVTVGIDGSVYRFHPYFHELMTEKISQLQNYKFDLMLSEDGSGRGAALVAAVAAGHR, from the exons ATGGTTATGCAAAAGTTGGACGATGAGATGAACAAAGGCCTATCGAAGGAAACGCACGATCAGGCGGTTGTGAAATGTTTCGCGACCTACGTCCAAGACCTTCCCGATGGCAGTG AGAAGGGCCACTTTCTGGCCTTGGATCTGGGAGGGACGAATTTCAGGGTGCTCTTGATCACCTTGGATCACCAGAATTTCGACATGAAGAGCAAAATCTACGCTATACCACAGAGTCTCATGTTAGGGACTGGCACACAGCTTTTCGATCATATAGCTCAGTGTTTGGCATTGTTCGTCAAGGATCTGAACCTTCACAACGAGCGTCTACCTCTCGGTTTTACGTTCAGCTTCCCATTGTCTCAACAAGGACTGACCAAAGGCTACCTAGTCAGGTGGACGAAGGGTTTTAACTGCAGCGGTGTAGTCGGCGAAGACGTGGTTGCTTTGCTCGAAAAGgcaatcgaaaaaagaaaa GACGTGAAAATCGAGGTATGCGCCATTCTGAACGACACCACTGGTACTCTGATGTCGTGTGCTTGGAAAAACAGGAATTGTCGTATCGGATTGATCGTCG GAACTGGTACCAACGCCTGTTACGTGGAGAAGACGTCGAACGTACAGTGCGCGATTCCAGGAAACTTCTCGCAAGAGAAGCCACATATGCTGATCAATATCGAATGGGGTGCGTTCGGTGAGGGTGGTGTGCTCGATTTTATTCTAACGGAGTTCGATCGCGCCATCGACGAAAATTCGATCAATCCGTCGAAACAGTTGTTTGAGAAGATGATCTCGGGCATGTACATGGGAGAATTGACGAGGTTGGTTCTCGAGAAAGTGGTGAACGCCGGGCTACTGTTTGGTGGAAAGTGCCCCAGCGATCTTAAGAAACGGGGCAAATTCTTCACGAAATACGTTTCAGAAATCGAAAA CGATGCTAAAGGGAAATACACGAACTGCCGCGAAGTACTAGCAGAATTAGGATTACGAAACGTAAGCGACCAGGATTGTGAAAACGTTAGGTACGTTTGCTCTGTTGTGTCGAGGAGAGCAGCTCACCTGGCCAGCGCTGGAATCGCCACGTTATTGAACAAAATGGGCGAAGACAGCGTAACAGTCGGAATCGATGGTTCGGTCTACAGATTCCATCCGTACTTCCACGAGCTTATGACCGAGAAGATAAGCCAGTTACAGAATTATAAG TTCGATTTAATGCTCTCGGAGGATGGCAGCGGTCGTGGTGCGGCGCTGGTCGCCGCAGTGGCTGCCGGACACCGGTGA
- the LOC100644228 gene encoding hexokinase type 2 isoform X5, with the protein MNPRTIRDICKELILSNEQLHMVMQKLDDEMNKGLSKETHDQAVVKCFATYVQDLPDGSEKGHFLALDLGGTNFRVLLITLDHQNFDMKSKIYAIPQSLMLGTGTQLFDHIAQCLALFVKDLNLHNERLPLGFTFSFPLSQQGLTKGYLVRWTKGFNCSGVVGEDVVALLEKAIEKRKDVKIEVCAILNDTTGTLMSCAWKNRNCRIGLIVGTGTNACYVEKTSNVQCAIPGNFSQEKPHMLINIEWGAFGEGGVLDFILTEFDRAIDENSINPSKQLFEKMISGMYMGELTRLVLEKVVNAGLLFGGKCPSDLKKRGKFFTKYVSEIENDAKGKYTNCREVLAELGLRNVSDQDCENVRYVCSVVSRRAAHLASAGIATLLNKMGEDSVTVGIDGSVYRFHPYFHELMTEKISQLQNYKFDLMLSEDGSGRGAALVAAVAAGHR; encoded by the exons ATGAATCCACGAACG ATAAGAGATATCTGCAAGGAGCTGATCCTTTCCAACGAACAGCTCCATATGGTTATGCAAAAGTTGGACGATGAGATGAACAAAGGCCTATCGAAGGAAACGCACGATCAGGCGGTTGTGAAATGTTTCGCGACCTACGTCCAAGACCTTCCCGATGGCAGTG AGAAGGGCCACTTTCTGGCCTTGGATCTGGGAGGGACGAATTTCAGGGTGCTCTTGATCACCTTGGATCACCAGAATTTCGACATGAAGAGCAAAATCTACGCTATACCACAGAGTCTCATGTTAGGGACTGGCACACAGCTTTTCGATCATATAGCTCAGTGTTTGGCATTGTTCGTCAAGGATCTGAACCTTCACAACGAGCGTCTACCTCTCGGTTTTACGTTCAGCTTCCCATTGTCTCAACAAGGACTGACCAAAGGCTACCTAGTCAGGTGGACGAAGGGTTTTAACTGCAGCGGTGTAGTCGGCGAAGACGTGGTTGCTTTGCTCGAAAAGgcaatcgaaaaaagaaaa GACGTGAAAATCGAGGTATGCGCCATTCTGAACGACACCACTGGTACTCTGATGTCGTGTGCTTGGAAAAACAGGAATTGTCGTATCGGATTGATCGTCG GAACTGGTACCAACGCCTGTTACGTGGAGAAGACGTCGAACGTACAGTGCGCGATTCCAGGAAACTTCTCGCAAGAGAAGCCACATATGCTGATCAATATCGAATGGGGTGCGTTCGGTGAGGGTGGTGTGCTCGATTTTATTCTAACGGAGTTCGATCGCGCCATCGACGAAAATTCGATCAATCCGTCGAAACAGTTGTTTGAGAAGATGATCTCGGGCATGTACATGGGAGAATTGACGAGGTTGGTTCTCGAGAAAGTGGTGAACGCCGGGCTACTGTTTGGTGGAAAGTGCCCCAGCGATCTTAAGAAACGGGGCAAATTCTTCACGAAATACGTTTCAGAAATCGAAAA CGATGCTAAAGGGAAATACACGAACTGCCGCGAAGTACTAGCAGAATTAGGATTACGAAACGTAAGCGACCAGGATTGTGAAAACGTTAGGTACGTTTGCTCTGTTGTGTCGAGGAGAGCAGCTCACCTGGCCAGCGCTGGAATCGCCACGTTATTGAACAAAATGGGCGAAGACAGCGTAACAGTCGGAATCGATGGTTCGGTCTACAGATTCCATCCGTACTTCCACGAGCTTATGACCGAGAAGATAAGCCAGTTACAGAATTATAAG TTCGATTTAATGCTCTCGGAGGATGGCAGCGGTCGTGGTGCGGCGCTGGTCGCCGCAGTGGCTGCCGGACACCGGTGA